The following are encoded in a window of Campylobacter concisus ATCC 51562 genomic DNA:
- a CDS encoding SseB family protein, whose amino-acid sequence MQEAMDKFLKDPSQQNEINLISALKKATFFAPVLLNQALAKPDGGVIYEEEGSNIKFILLEDEGEKLSYFPAFTSKEAMKLWRNDSEQESIEIGLKEYLAMLKESSYAGVVVDAFSYDFILKKEQIARILD is encoded by the coding sequence ATGCAAGAAGCGATGGATAAATTTTTAAAAGATCCCAGCCAGCAAAATGAGATAAATTTGATATCGGCTCTAAAAAAAGCTACTTTTTTCGCTCCGGTACTTTTAAACCAAGCACTCGCAAAGCCTGATGGTGGCGTCATTTATGAGGAGGAGGGCTCAAATATCAAATTTATCCTGCTTGAAGATGAGGGCGAAAAGCTTAGCTATTTTCCAGCATTTACTAGCAAAGAGGCGATGAAACTTTGGCGAAACGATAGCGAGCAAGAGAGCATTGAGATAGGGCTAAAAGAGTATCTTGCGATGCTAAAAGAGAGCAGTTACGCTGGAGTCGTTGTAGATGCATTTAGCTATGATTTTATTCTTAAAAAAGAGCAGATAGCAAGAATTTTAGACTAA
- the gmhA gene encoding D-sedoheptulose 7-phosphate isomerase produces the protein MLKTMIKNELEAHQKTFNEHVNLLDSLERACQMVADTLKNGKKVLICGNGGSAADAQHFAAELTGRYKSERQPLPGIALTTDTSALTAIGNDYGFDYVFSRQFEALAQSGDLLVAISTSGNSKNVLEAIKSAKKMGASVLGLSGKGGGAMNEGCDLNLVVSSSDTARIQESHIFFIHTICQAVDEAFRG, from the coding sequence ATGCTAAAAACAATGATAAAAAATGAGCTTGAGGCTCACCAAAAGACCTTTAATGAGCATGTAAATTTGCTGGATAGCCTAGAGCGCGCTTGCCAGATGGTGGCTGATACGCTAAAAAATGGTAAAAAGGTGCTGATATGTGGTAACGGCGGCTCTGCGGCGGATGCTCAGCACTTTGCAGCCGAGCTAACTGGCAGATATAAAAGTGAGCGCCAGCCACTACCTGGCATCGCGCTAACCACTGATACTTCGGCACTTACGGCCATTGGCAATGACTACGGCTTTGACTATGTTTTCTCACGTCAGTTTGAGGCCTTAGCCCAGTCTGGCGACTTACTCGTGGCGATCTCAACAAGTGGCAACAGCAAAAATGTCCTTGAAGCTATAAAAAGTGCCAAGAAAATGGGCGCATCAGTACTTGGACTTAGTGGCAAAGGAGGTGGCGCTATGAATGAGGGCTGCGATCTAAATTTAGTCGTTAGCTCAAGCGATACAGCAAGGATACAAGAGTCACACATATTTTTCATACACACAATTTGCCAGGCCGTAGACGAGGCTTTTAGGGGCTAA
- the rfaE1 gene encoding D-glycero-beta-D-manno-heptose-7-phosphate kinase produces MAKRVKILVVGDLMLDHYIWGSCDRISPEAPVQVVKINNETYTLGGAGNVVRNLLSLGANVSVASVLGDDEAGKKIKERLAELNVKDELILTEKGRESSIKSRIMASHQQVVRIDKESVVKINLEDELVLKVKENLANFKAVLLSDYGKGVLSEKVCQEIISECVRLNIPVLIDPKGSDYSKYKNATLLTPNKKEASEATNLKIRDKVELEKAIKQLKDELNLTYSIITISEEGIALYDDRLHIFAAKAKEVFDVTGAGDTVLATLGYMLANGADIKEAIKIANLAAAVVVAKIGSATASFSEIEQLLNSSFGANFEHKLKSVEELEEILSQKDKKKVVFTNGCFDILHAGHVKYLARARELGDLLVVGLNSDASVKRLKGEARPINSQDDRACVLSGLGFVDYVVIFDEDTPLNLITKIKPDVLVKGADYKDKEVIGSDIVKEVRLIDFVEGKSTTGIIKRIKDAKNNDKK; encoded by the coding sequence ATGGCTAAGAGAGTTAAAATTTTAGTCGTCGGCGATCTCATGCTGGACCACTATATCTGGGGCAGCTGCGACCGCATCTCGCCAGAAGCGCCAGTGCAGGTTGTAAAGATAAATAACGAAACCTACACGCTTGGTGGCGCTGGCAACGTGGTGAGAAATTTGCTCTCACTTGGCGCAAACGTGAGCGTGGCTAGCGTTTTGGGAGATGATGAGGCTGGCAAAAAGATAAAAGAGAGGCTTGCTGAGCTAAACGTAAAAGATGAGCTCATACTCACCGAAAAAGGGCGTGAAAGCTCAATAAAAAGCCGTATCATGGCATCGCACCAGCAAGTTGTCAGGATCGATAAAGAGAGCGTTGTCAAGATAAATTTAGAAGATGAGCTTGTCTTGAAAGTCAAAGAAAATCTTGCAAATTTTAAGGCTGTCTTGCTAAGCGACTACGGCAAAGGCGTGCTTAGCGAGAAGGTCTGCCAAGAGATCATAAGCGAGTGCGTGAGGCTAAATATCCCAGTACTTATCGACCCAAAAGGTAGCGACTACTCAAAGTATAAAAACGCAACCCTTCTGACGCCAAATAAAAAAGAGGCGAGTGAGGCTACAAATTTAAAGATAAGAGACAAGGTTGAGCTTGAAAAGGCGATAAAACAGCTAAAAGACGAGCTAAATTTGACCTATTCGATCATCACGATCTCAGAAGAGGGCATCGCGCTATATGATGACAGGCTGCACATCTTTGCCGCTAAAGCAAAAGAGGTCTTTGATGTCACTGGTGCTGGAGATACGGTGCTAGCTACACTTGGTTATATGCTAGCAAATGGGGCTGACATAAAAGAGGCGATAAAGATAGCAAATCTTGCTGCAGCCGTTGTCGTGGCTAAGATCGGCAGCGCAACGGCTAGCTTTAGCGAGATCGAGCAGCTGTTAAATAGCTCATTTGGGGCAAATTTCGAGCACAAGCTTAAAAGCGTTGAGGAGCTAGAAGAAATTTTGAGCCAAAAGGATAAGAAAAAGGTCGTTTTCACAAATGGTTGCTTTGATATTTTGCACGCTGGGCACGTAAAATACCTAGCACGCGCAAGGGAGCTTGGCGATCTTTTGGTTGTTGGGCTAAATTCTGATGCTTCAGTTAAGAGGCTAAAAGGCGAGGCGAGGCCTATAAACTCGCAAGATGATAGAGCCTGCGTGCTAAGTGGGCTTGGGTTTGTCGATTATGTCGTGATATTTGACGAGGATACGCCATTAAATTTGATAACAAAGATAAAGCCTGACGTGCTTGTAAAAGGGGCTGATTATAAAGATAAAGAGGTTATTGGTAGCGATATCGTAAAAGAGGTCAGGCTAATTGACTTTGTCGAGGGCAAAAGCACAACAGGGATAATAAAAAGGATAAAAGATGCTAAAAACAATGATAAAAAATGA